The nucleotide sequence AGCGCGGGTCACTTCGTCAGCTACTTCCGCGGCAATGTCGGCATAGCGCACGCGGTGGGGTCTCGTGCGCGGTTCGGCGCCTCCCGTGTGCGAGCACACTATTCCCGCACCAAGCTCAGCAGCAACGACCGCAAGTTCGGGATCAGCACCCGCCCACGTGTCGTTAATCAGATCCGCGCCCTCCGCGCATGCCCTGCGGGCTACGTTCGCGCGCCAGGTATCGATGCTGATGATGACGTCTGGGAAGGTGTTCCTGACCGCAGCGACGAACGGCACTACGCGCCGCATTTCCTCCGCTTCGTCGACGTCCTGTCCGGGACCTGCCTTCACTCCGCCAATGTCGATGACATCGGCTCCCTCATTGACCGACCGACGGACCGCTTCCATGGCTGCGTCGTCCCTGAACGTAGAGCCGCGGTCATAAAACGAGTCCGGAGTGCGGTTGACAATGGCCATCACGAGTGCCCGATTCACGGGCACAGGTTTGCCACACAGTGTTGGCGAGAATGCGGGGCATCGGGAGCGCATACTCCCATCGTGTCACGGCGGTGACGTCAGACCCGCTGCTGCGCTGCGTAGATGTCGAGGACCGCGGCAGTGTCAGCCCCGGACTGGACGAATCGGTGATCAATGAGATCAGCCAGCCTGTCTAGCGCGTCTTCGAGGACACGGCCCGAGATGCGCACGTCAGCCAGTTCCGCCCGTTGCGCCTCACGCGCGAGTGACGCGACGAAGTCGAGCTTCGTGGCAAGGGTCGATTGTGCGCCGCCATCGCGGAAGTAGTACGTCTCGGCATACTGATCGAGATCAATCCGGACCTGTGCGAGACCGCCCGCGATCTCATCGAGCACCCGCGCTGCCGTACAGGCATGCATCTCATTGAGACTGTCCGCGAGACCTCCCGCAGCAAGCATCTCCAACCGCAGCGCAAGCACACGCCGCCGCGAGAGTGCGGGGTAAACCTGCAGCACCCACGAGACAGCCGCGGTAAGCAGCGCGAAGCCTACAAGTGCCTGGATCGGGGTTACTATGCGCAGCCATTCCGCGGTCGGAACGATGTCGCCATATCCGAGTGTCGCGAGAGTCACGAGAGACATGTACAAGGCGTCGAGAACCTGAGCGGGACGGTCTGGATCCAGTCCCACCTCATAGCTGAAGCTGTCCGGCATATGCGGGTAGTAGATAAGCGCCCAGCCGAGCACCACTAGCGCGCCCCAGGTACCGATGACACCGAACATGGCCAGCGGTCCGCTCAGCCTGCGCCCTCGACCGCCCAGCGCCGCGGTGGCCTTCCAGACCGCGAGCAGCACCACGTGTGCAATCCGGCCCTGGCCGCTCGTGTGCCACAAGGTGTGGAATATGTCCCAAAGCACCGTGCTTACCAGCAGAGCACCGACTGCAGTAATCGCCCAATCCATCCCTTGACCTTATCCAGCGGCGACTGGATTAGGCGGCTCCTGCACCAGAGTCCGTGGCGCACAGGTCAAGCGCCGCCCCGACTGACGTCGCTATCTGGATCCGGTCGAGCGAATGCTGACTCACAAACCCACTCGGCACGAGCGACTTGATCCAGTCGAAGAATCCGGCGAAATGGTCCATCGGGTCGAGTACGACCAGCGGTTTTCGATGCATACCGATGTACCCGGCGGTCCACGCCTCGGTAAACTCCTCCAGCGTTCCGATCCCGCCAGGCAACGTCAGGAACGCGTCCGCGCGTTCCTCCATGTGCTTCTTCCGCTGACGCATGGTGTCGGTGACGATCAGTTCGTCCGAGTCGGTATCGGCGACCTCACGGTGTACGAGCGCCTTGGGGATCACACCGACAGTCCAGGCGCCGGCTGAGCGCGCTGCAGTGGCAACCGCACCCATCATCGAGATGTTGCCGCCGCCCGATACGAGGCCCCACCCCCGATCACCGATTGCCTCGCCCACTTCGGCTGCGAGTTCGAGGTATTCCGCTGGGACAGGCCCAGAGGCACAGTACACGGCCACCATGAGCTGGCCTCGCCGTTTCATTGCAGTCACTGCCTATCTGCCGGAACTTGCTGGTGGAGCAACTGTTGGGCGGCGTCGATGAGTTCGACCACTTCGTCCACGCTGTCTGTGACGTGGATGAGCCCAACGTCGGTTACGCCGATCTTCTCAGTCCCGGCGAGTTGCTCGCGGATCCAGTCCACCAGGCCGCCCCAGAAAGACGAGCCGAAGAGGATTATGGGAAACCTCGTGATCTTGTTCGTCTGAACCAGGGTCAGCGCTTCGAAGAGTTCGTCCAGGGTGCCGAACCCTCCTGGGACACACACGAAAGCCTGGGCATACTTCACGAACATGGTCTTGCGAACGAAGAAGTACCGAAAATTGACACCGAGGTCCACCCACTCGTTGAGTCCCTGCTCGAACGGCAGTTCGATACCGAGCCCGATGGAGTAGCCTCCGGACTCGCGAGCCCCTCGATTGGCAGCCTCCATGGCCCCTGGGCCTCCGCCAGTGATGACGGCGTACCCTGCGCGCACAAGTGCTGCGCCGATGTTTCGCGCAGCTTCGTAATCCTCGCTCCCTGGTTTCAGGCGGGCGGACCCGAATACGGACACCGCCCGGGGTACCTCAGCGAGCGCGCCGAAGCCTTCCACGAACTCTGCCTGGATCCGCAGGACGCGCCACGGGTCCGTATGTACCCAGTCACTCGGCCCGCGGCCATCAAGCAGTTGCTGATCCATCGTCGTCACAGCTGATGTGCCGTCCCGCCGTTGGACAACCGGACCACAATATTGATCCCACCATTTACCCATCGAATCATCGGGACTCTGCGATGGGATCTTCTCTGACGCCATGCGGCGAAGACTATCGAATCTGCGCCGCCCCAGCCTCCCCGGTAGCGAGATTGTCTAGATGTGCGAGCAGTTGGAGAAGGAGCCTGCGCAGCTCACCGTGTTCCGGTAGGCCCGCCACCAGCCGTGGGTCGTCGCGTTCGAGGGCGTGCAGTTCCCGGTAGATCCGGTACCCGCTCTCGGTGATCTTGATCGTGCTCCGGCGCGCATCACGACCGTCGCGGGACTTGGTGATGTATCCGAGCTGACACAGCCGCTCGACGGTCCGGCTCATCGTCTGGTCCGTCACTCGGCACTGCTTGGCGATCTCCCGCTGGTACCGAGCACCTCGGGCGACGCAATGCAGGGCAACCAGCCCCGCGTGGGTCAGCCCACGTTCGTGCAGAATCCGCTCCCACGCGTGCTCGAGTTTTCGTGCCGCGGCTGACAGGAGCCGGCCAGTCGGCCAGGCTGAGAGTTCATCGCTGATTTCTCTGCTCATTTACCCCACCCAGTTGCAAAATGTTCAGCTTGCTGAATAATTGGCTGCATCATGAACACCGGTACCCGAAACATTCGCTGGCTCCTGCCCGCACTGCTCCTCGTCGCGTGGCTCGTGCTCGGAGGAGTTGCTGGACCCTTCGCCGGCAAGCTGGGCGAAGTACAGGTCAACGACGCTGCCGCTTTCTTGCCTCAATCGGCTGAGTCGACTGAGGTACAGGATTTGCAACGCCTGTTCTCAGACACCACCGCCATCCCTGCGATCGTAATCGCCGAGCGGGAGGGCGGCACCGAGGATGCTGACTTTGCCTTCCTCGCCGACACGGTCGAAGACGCCGTGCAGGGCGAGCGATTCGCAGGACCCCCCTCGCCGCCGATACCGTCCAGCGACGGTCAAGCCATCCAGATCATCGTGCCTGTCGACGCCAACGGGTCCGTCGCCGATGCCGTCGATGAACTGCGCGACGGATTCGTCGGCGCCCCCGACGGTCTCAACGTGTTCGTGACGGGCCCAGCCGGGTCAAGCGCCGACCTTGGAGCGGCTTTCGCCGGTATCGATGGTCTGCTCCTGATCGTTGCCGCAGTGGTCGTGATCGTCATCCTGGTCATCGTCTATCGCAGCCCACTGCTGCCCTTCATCGTCGTTCTGAGCGCTATCCTCGCCCTCGCACTGGCCAGCCTCGTTGTCTACCTGCTCGCGGATGCGGGGACGGTAACTCTCAACGGCCAAAGCCAGGGCATTCTCTTCATCCTCGTCTTCGGGGCAGCAACCGACTATGCACTGTTGCTGGTCGCACGGTTCAGGGAAGAGCTACGGACCTCCACTGACCGGTTCAGTGCAATGCTGCGCGCATGGCGTGCCGCTCTGCCTCCTATCGCCGCTTCCGCCGGGACGGTCGTTGCGGGCGTGCTATGCCTCCTTCTCTCCGACCTGAACTCCAACCGGAGTCTCGGGCCTATCGCGGCCATCGGCATCACCGCGTCATTCATCGCGACCATGACTTTTCTGGCAGCGATCCTCACCCTGCTCGGGCGCAGCGCCTACTGGCCCTCACGCCCGCGCTTCTCACCGAATGCGGACAGCGAAACCTTCCGAAACTACCGCTTCTGGGCGGCGCTGGCCAAGCGAATCGAGGCGCATCCGCGCAGATACTGGACCGTGCCACTCATTGTGGTTCTTGCGTTCGCTGCGTGCCTGCCATTGCTGCGTGCCGACGGTGTCGCACAATCCGAAATATTCCTGCTCCAAGTTGAGTCGCAGGAGGGCCAGCAAGCTCTCGAACGGCATTTCGACGCGGGCGCCGGATCGCCGGCCATCATCATCGCCAACGAGACCGCCGGCGATGAGGTCCTCGCTGCTGCGCAGATCGAAGGGGTTGCCGACGCGGTACTCCTACGGGACGGCGCGAGTGGCGAACCGCTCGTTAGGGACGGTCTGGTACAGATCGAAGCCACCTTCGCAGCGCCAGCCGATTCGGCTGAAGCCGAAGATGTTCTGCGAGAACTGCGCAGCGCCGTGGCCGGAGTTGAGGGCGCAGAGGCCAAAGTGGGCGGCCCTACGGCCGTCCAGATCGACACCAACGACACCTCCAAGCGCGACCGCGCGCTCATCATGCCACTGGTGCTGCTAGTCGTCTTCGCAATTCTCGCTGTTCTCCTTCGCGCCCTGGTGGCACCGCTTTTCCTGATTGGCACCGTGGTCATATCCTTCGCCGCAACTCTGGGCGTGAGCGCACTTGTGTTCAATTACGCCCTGGGGTTCCCCGGCGCTGATCCGGTGATTCCACTGTTCGCTTTCGTGTTCCTGGTTGCGCTCGGCATCGACTACAACATCTTCCTGATGACACGAGCGAGAGAGGAGGCGCTCCAGATTGGCACGCGAGACGGGGTTCTGCGCTCCTTGGTCGTCACTGGCGGTGTGATCACGTCGGCGGGGATCGTCCTCGCGGCGACCTTCGCTGCACTCTCGGTGATACCGCTGATCTTCATGGTGCAGATCGCGTTTATCGTCGCCTTCGGCGTGTTACTCGACGCCCTCATCATGCGTTCGCTCATCGTCCCCGCAGTGGTACGTGAAGCGGGACCGATGATCTGGTGGCCAGGAAGCCTCTCGAGAGAAGCCGTCAGTTCGCCAGATAAGACCGCAGCAGTGCCGTCACCGAGGTGATCTGCTCAACAGGTAGGTGCTCGTCACGGCGGTGAGCCAGATTCGGATCACCTGGTCCCAGGTTCACCGCCGGGACGCCGCGGGCAGCGAAACGCGACACGTCGGTCCAGCCGTATTTCGCGCGCACCGCTCCGGCTGCGGTGACCAGCTCGGCAGCTGCCGGATTGGACAAGCCTGGCAGAGCGCCGGGCGAGCTGTCTGTGATCTCGAAGTTCAGGCTGAGGCCATCAAAGATACCGGTAACGTGCGCCACCGCCTCATCCACGGACCGATCGGGAGCGAACCGGAAGTTGACATCTACCGATGCGTCATCGGGGACGACGTTGCCCGCAACTCCTCCGCGAATATTCACTGCGGACAGGCCTTCCCGATAGACACACCCATCAATGTCTACTGAGCGTGGGGTGTACTCAGCGAGACGACGTAACGCCGGACCGAGCTTATGGATTGCGTTCTCGCCCATCCATGATCGCGCAGAGTGGGACCGTACGCCGTTCGCGCTCAGCCGGGCGCGGAGCGTGCCCTGACAGCCCGCCTCGATCACGCCGGCCGTGGGTTCCCCGAGAATGGCAACGTCGGCGTCAAGCCACTCCGGCAATTCACGTTCAATGCGGCCCAGACCGTTGTGAACAGCCGCGATTTCCTCACAGTCGTAGAAGATCAACGTGACGTCGAAGCGCGGATTCTCCAGAGTGGCGGCGAGGTGGAGGAAAACCGCGTCCCCTGACTTCATGTCCACCGTGCCACAACCGTGAAGGATGTCGCCGTCACGCCTCGACGGAACATTGTCCGCGATCGGCACTGTGTCCAGATGTCCAGCGAGTATCACCCGCCTCGACATTCCCCCGTTCGTCCGCGCGAGCACGGCGTTTCCGTTGCGGACGATCTCGTATCCGGTGGTCTGCGCGCGCAACGCTGCTTCAACTTCGCCAGCGATCAACGCCTCATCGTGAGAGACGCTCGGGATGTCGACGAGCGCCGCGGTGAGCGCGATGGGGTCTGCACGAAGGTCAAGAGTCACAGATCCCAGGCTATCCGCCGCCGCGGTCCACTGGGGCCACAGGGTTGCCGCGCTCACTCCTTGCGGCAGATTTCCCCACGTGTCAGGCCGGGGCGGTAACCTGTCTGCCCGTGAGCACAAACAGTACTGCCGCAACGGGCGCACAAGCGATCGGCATCGCCAACATCACGACCGACGGCATCGTCCTCGACACGTGGTATCCGGAACCGGAACTCGGAACGTTCGGGGCGGCCGGAACAGAAACACTGAACATGGCGGACACGCCCTCAGACCTGATCAGTCTGATCGGGAATGACGATGAGCGCGGCGTCCAGAAAGTCGCCGTCAGAACGACCATCTCGTCCCTCGATGAGCCTCCTGTCGATGCTCACGACGCATACTTGCGTCTGCATCTGGTCTCGCACCGCCTGGTTCAGCCGCACGGACTCAACCTTGACGGTGTCTTCGGCAAACTGTCCAACGTGGTGTGGACCAACTACGGTCCGTGCGCTGTCGAGGGCTTCGAGAAGGTGCGCGCCCTGCTGCGCAGGCATGGCCCTGTGACCGTTTACAGCATCGACAAGTTCCCACGCCTGGTCGACTACGTCATTCCGTCCGGCGTTCGCATCGCCGACGCCGACCGGGTACGACTCGGCGCTCATCTTGCTTCTGGAACCACCGTCATGCATGAGGGTTTCGTGAACTTCAACGCAGGGACGCTTGGCGCGTCGATGGTGGAGGGCCGGATCTCGGCCGGCGTCGTCATCGATGACGGTTCAGACGTTGGTGGCGGCGCATCGATCATGGGCACGCTCTCTGGTGGCGGCAGAGAAGTGATTTCGGTCGGCAAGCGCTGTCTTCTCGGCGCCAACGCCGGCGTGGGAATATCTCTGGGCGACGACTGTGTTGTTGAAGCCGGACTGTACGTCACCGCAGGAACCAAGGTAACGGTCATCATGCCGGACGAGACTCAGACGGTCAAAGCGCGTGAACTCAGCGGCGCCAGCGGCCTCCTATTCCGGCGCAATTCACAGACCGGCGCTGTGGAAGTCGTTTCACGGGAAGGCACCGGAATCGAACTCAACGCCGCACTGCACGCGAACGACTGACAAAGAGAGAAATTGACAACAACATCTACTCAGACGCCACGGCCCGCACACCTCGGGCATGGCCTCAGGGTCCGCCATCTCACCATGATGGGACTTGGATCAGCTATCGGTGCCGGGCTATTTCTTGGCACCGGAGCGGGAATCGCCACCGCGGGCCCCGCAATCCTCATTTCTTACTGCATCGCAGGGATAGTTGTTGTCCTCGTGATGCGCATGCTGGGCGAGATGGGCTCAGCAATCCCCGCCAGCGGATCGTTCTCGCACTACGCGCGGATCGGAATTGGCCCTTGGGCGGGTTTCGTCATGGGCTGGCTGTACTGGGCGCTGCTCATCATGGTCATCGGCGCGGAGATCACCGGCGCATCCGCGATCATGCACAGCTGGCTTCCTGCAGTCCCCCAGTGGGTCATCGCGCTGGTCATCGTCGGTTTCTTCGCCGCGGTGAACCTCGCCCGTGTCGCGAACTTCGGCGAGTTCGAGTTCTGGTTCGCGCTCATCAAGGTCGCAGTTATTATCGGCTTCCTCATTCTCGGAGTGCTGCTGATCTTCGGCCTTATGCCCGGCACCGATCCCGTTGGCTTGACGAACGTGCTCGGCCATGACGGTTTCCTGCCCAACGGCATCGCAGGCATTGCTGCCGGCCTGCTCATCGTCGCTTTCGCATTCGGCGGGATCGAGATCGTGACGATCGCGGCAGCCGAATCCCGCGACCCGGAGCGCAGCATCGGAATCGCGGTGCGCAGCGTGATCTGGCGGATCAGCGTCTTCTACATAGGCTCTGTCGCGGTCATGGTGTTCCTGTTGCCGTGGAACTCGGAAAGCCTCGCGCAAAGTCCCTTCGTTTCCGTGCTCAGCCTCGCGAACATACCCGGCGTCGCGGGTTTCATGGAATTCGTTGTTGTAGTTGCACTGCTGTCCGCGTATAACGCCCAGATCTACGCCACCTCACGGATGGCGTACTCGCTGTCAAGCCGCGGTGACGGGCCGCGGATCCTCACACGGTTGTCCGCGAATGACGTGCCGATCTACGGGGTCTCGCTTTCCGTTTTCTTCAGCCTTGTCAGTGTCGTCCTCATCTGGTGGCTTCCTGACACCCTGCTCGGCATCCTGCTCAACGCCGTCGGCGCATCGCTGCTGGTGATCTGGATTTTTATCGCAGTCTCCCAATTGCGTTTGCGTCCGCGCCTCGAACGGGAGGGGAAGCTGCCCCTGCGTATGTGGGCGTTCCCCTATCTGACGTGGTTCACGCTGGTGCTTCTTGGTGGTCTCATCATGCTGATGCTTACCGACACCACGGCACGCGAGCAGCTGATCTCAACAGCGGCGCTGTGCCTCATACTGACCGCTCTCGCGTTCCTGAACGAACGCCGGCAAGGACGGAACCGGGATGAACCCGCGGCGAACGCCGTACGGTCATAACCACACGAAGCTAGCTGAGCTGCCTCTTCTGCACCTTGCCCATCGCGTTGCGGGGTAACGCGTCGACGACTCGGACTTCCCTGGGCCGCTTGTGCGCTGACAAGTACTTCGCCACGAACTCGATGACGGCGGCACCATCGTCGGACCTGTCGAGATCGCCCACAACGTACGCAACTAACTTCTGCCCGAGATCGTCATCAGCCACGCCGATGACCGCGGCCTCAGTGATTCCTGGATGAGCCAGCAACGCGGATTCCACCTCCCCTGCGCCTATCCGGTAGCCGCCTGATTTGATCAGGTCCGTGGACTCTCGCCCCACTATCCGGTGGAATCCGCTCTCGTCGATCGCGGCGATATCGCCCGTCCGGAACCACCCGTCCTCAGCGAAAGCAGCCGCAGTTACCTCCGGCTGACCGGTGTAGCCGCTAAACATCATGGGGCCGCGCACGTGCAACTGTCCGATGGACTCCCCATCATGGCTGACTTCACCGCCATCTTCGCCGACAATCCGCGTGTTCACTCCCCGCAGGGGCCGTCCAACCCAGCCTGGACGACGCTCACCGTCAGCGCGCGCGCTCACTGTGATCAGCGTCTCGGTCATCCCGTATCGCTCCACAAGTTGATGCCCGCTCAACGACTTCATACTCTCAAATACTGGTGCTGACAGACCGGCGCTGCCTGACACGAGGAGGCGGGCTCCAGAAAGCTGTTTGGCCGCTGAGGGATCCGCCGCAATCCGGGACCACACAGTTGGCACACCGAAGTACAGGGAGCCTTTCGCGCTCGCGTAGCTCTCAGGCGAGGGCTTACCGGTGTGGACCAAGCGGGAGCCCGTACGAAGCGGGCCAAGCATACCCAGAACCAGCCCATGCACATGAAACAGCGGCAAACCGTGTACGAGAGTGTCTTCCGCGGTCCACGCCCAGGCTTCAGCAAGTGCGTCGAGACCTGCTGCGATGGCACCTCGGCTGATCACCGCTCCCTTTGGCGGTCCGGTCGTTCCGGAGGTGTACATGATGAAGGCCGGAGTGTCCCGGGGCGGCTCGAGCAGTTGATGCCAGTCGCGCGCATGAATGCGCACGGGGATTGCGTGTAGTTTCGGTATACCGGGCAGGTCCGGTGCGGAACCGAGCCATGCCTGCGCACCGGAGTCACGAAGAATGTGGCTTACTTCTCCTGGGCCGGAATCCGGCGGTACAGGTACAACGGGCACGCCAGCAAGGAGTGCTCCGGTCACAGAGACAACGGTCTTCGCCGTGGGAGTGGCCAGGACCGCCACAGCCGCCGCTCCCTGGACACGAGCCGCAGCAGCCGTCGCTGCACCAATCAGCTCCTGCCGAGTGAGAGACTCACCGCCGATCGTGAAAGCAGGCGAAGTGTCATCACTGATGGCCGCGTCGTGCAGTGAGGTAAGAAGCACACCGCCAGCATAACGGGGTGGTGAGAGCTACTACAGCTCGCTCAGCCGTCTAGGGGGCTCGATTCCCAATGCTGCGCAGGCCATCTCAACCTGTTCGAAGCCTTCAGAGATGACCTCGCCTGCCGCGTCGGCGGCCTCGGGGGTGGTCGCCACATCGAGCATTACCCGAGCGCTGTCTAGGAGGTCCTTCGCGCGACCGAGGTGTTCGCTGGCAATAGGATCATCTTCCGCACGAATCGTGTCAACAGCGAATGCGAGCTGCAGGTACGCGCCCCGCGCCTTCGCCTTTGACTCATCGGCCAGGCGGGTCGTCTCCATGTTCTTGAGCAGTTTTCGCCCAGCACCGAACGCGGCAACACCCACCCCGATAGCAATGGGGATCAGTGGCAATGCCATCTCGCTCTCCTCTCGACACCAAACGGTACCGCGAAGGCGGACAACATGCACCCTGCCTGCGGAAACGAAACGGTATCAGTGGTTACCGTGCCGTAAATCGGACCGGTCGGGAATCATGCAGCCAATCGCTTCGCGGCCGCCTCGATGCGTTCATCGGTTGCCGTGAGCGCGATCCGGACGTGCTTAGCACCGCGCGGACCGTAGAAGTGACCTGGTGCCACGAGAATTCCCCGCTGGGCCAGCCACGCGACAGTGTCGGACGCTTGTTCACCACGAGTTGCCCACAAGTACAGCCCAGCCTCAGAATGGTCGATACGGAAGCCGGCCGCTTCGACAGCGCTACGCAAGACGTCACGCCGATGCCGGTACCGCTTCTTCTGTTCGGCTTCGTGCTGGTCGCTCGACAGGGCCGCCGCTGCAGCAGCCTGGATCGGCAGGGGCACCATCATGCCTGCGTGCTTACGCACTTCGAGGAGGTCACCGATCAGTTCGGAATCCCCAGTTACAAACCCCGCACGGTAGCTCGCCAGGTTCGAGGTCTTAGACAGCGAATGCACAGCGAGCAGCCCATCGAACACGCCATCGCACACGCGCGGGTCCAGCAGCGACACCGGATCGGTGTCCCACCCGAGGCCGAGGTAGCACTCATCGGAGACCACAATCACGCCACGCTCCCGCGCCCACTCGACGACCTTGCGCAGGTGCTCAACCCCCAGCACGCGCCCAGTGGGGTTGGACGGGGAATTGAGATAGATCATCTCCACTCGTTGCGGACCGAGCGCGAAAACACCATCCGAGCGGATCACCTCAGCACCCGCGAGCAGCGCCCCGACTTCGTAGGTCGGATAGGCGAACTCTGGAATGACCACTGTGTCGCCCGGCCCGAGCGCGAGAAGCCGGGGCAGCCAGGCGATCAGTTCTTTCGTGCCTATCGCGGGGAGCACCGCGGCTTCGTCGATACCAGTCACTCCGTAGCGGCGGTGGAGCGCGTCCGCAGCCGCCGTCCGTAAAGCCAGGGTGCCGTGCGTTGTCGGGTAGCCAGGCTGGTCAGCGACCGACAACAGCGCCTCACGAATGTGGGGCGCTACAGGATCAACCGGAGTACCAACCGACAGGTCGACGATGCCATCTGGATGTGCTTGGGCCCGGATCTTGGCCTCGAGGAGTGAATCCCAGGGGAAGTCGGGAAGTGTGCGCGCGACCGGAGTGCGGTGCACGTCACTCCTCGTTCATCGGCGGGAGCTCTTTGATGAACGGTGGATCGAACGGCTTCTGGCCCACCTTCGCTGCGCCACCGGGCGAACCGAGCTCATCGAAGAAGTCCACGTTGGCCGCCACGTAGGCGTCCCATTCGTCGGGAACGTCATCCTCATAGAAGATCGCTTCGACCGGACAGACAGGTTCGCACGCGCCGCAGTCCACACACTCGTCGGGGTGGATGTAGAGCATCCGCTCCCCTTCGTAGATGCAGTCGACAGGGCATTCTTCAATGCATGCCTTGTCCAGCACATCGACACACGGCTCTGCGATGACGTACGTCACAGCAGCTCTCCTGTCCTTCTCACCAGGCCCTCGCGATCTGGCCACCTGTCGGCTAACACGAACCGCGGGCTGTGCGGCACGTGGTGTTGTCTTCACTTCAGCGTCTGAAGTGCGTCTCGCTCAAGCTCGATCGTCGCGATCGCCCCCTCATTGCTGAAGCAGACCCAAGCCTACCGTCGTGCCTCTGGGAGCCCATAATCTGGGCGCCGATAAGGGTGGTCACCTCACCGCAATAGTCGCTGTACCGGCCGGAGCGACTCCGTCGTAGGTTGTCGTACGCTGGCGGGCGGTTCGGCCGATCCCCTCCGCGATGTCCCTCAGTTCACCGATCGTTTTCGCGGAGCCATGCTGGGAACCGGCCATCCGCGAGATCGTCTCTTCCATCAACGTGCCACCCAAGTCGTTTGCGCCGCCCTGCAGCATCACACGAGTGCCGGCCACGCCGAGCTTCACCCAGCTCGTCTGAATATTGGCGATACGCCCGTGCAGCATGATCCTAGCCAGCGCATGCACAGCGCGGTTGTCGCGGATCGTCGGTCCCGGCCGCGCGGCACCCGCGAGGTACAGCGGGGAACTCTGATGGACAAACGGAAGCGGGACAAACTCGGTGAAGCCGCCCGTTTCATCCTGAATACGCTGCAACACCCGCAAGTGCCCTACCCAGTGGCGCGGCTGATCGACATGGCCGTACATCATTGTCGAACTTGAGCGCAGGCCCACCTGGTGGGCGGTGGTGACCACGTCGATCCAAGTGCTTGCGGGCAGCTTGCCTTTGGTGAGAATCCAGCGGATTTCGTCGTCGAGAATCTCCGCGGCGGTGCCGGGAATCGTGTCGAGACCTGCCTGTCGCAGACCACCCAGCCACTCCCGGATACTGACGCCCGACCGAGATGCGCCGTTGACCACTTCCATCGGGCTGAAAGCGTGCACATGCATAGAGGGCACACGCGCTTTCACGGCTCGCACGAGGTCCGCATAGCCGGTGACAGGAAGCTCCGGATCGATGCCGCCCTGCATACACACCTCGGTAGCACCCGCGACGTGCGCTTCCCAGGCGCGGTCCCCCACGTCATCTGCTGACAAGGTAAATGCGTCCGCGTCACCTTTGCGCTGCGCAAAAGCGCAGAAACGGCAACCGGTATAACAAATGTTCGTGAAGTTGATGTTGCGGTTGACGACGTAGGTGACGTCGTCGCCGACAACGTCACGACGAATGCTGTCGGCGAGCCCCGCCAGTGCATCCAGGGCCGGCCCCTCAGCGCTAGCGAGCGCGACGTAATCCGCATCCGAAAGTCCAGCGGGGTCGGTTTCCGCCCGGCGAAGCGGTCCAGCCACCTCACGTTCCATCCGCTCTGGCACCCGCGACGCTAACGCCTGTTCGCGGATTGAATCCCAGTCGCC is from Hoyosella subflava DQS3-9A1 and encodes:
- the folP gene encoding dihydropteroate synthase, whose translation is MRSRCPAFSPTLCGKPVPVNRALVMAIVNRTPDSFYDRGSTFRDDAAMEAVRRSVNEGADVIDIGGVKAGPGQDVDEAEEMRRVVPFVAAVRNTFPDVIISIDTWRANVARRACAEGADLINDTWAGADPELAVVAAELGAGIVCSHTGGAEPRTRPHRVRYADIAAEVADEVTRAADRALSAGVREDGILIDPTHDFGKNTFHGLDLLRRLDVLVNSGWPVLMALSNKDFIGETLDVGLTERLEGTLAATAVAAWSGARMFRVHEVAQTRRVLDMVAAIAGTRPPARTVRGLA
- a CDS encoding potassium channel family protein, with the translated sequence MDWAITAVGALLVSTVLWDIFHTLWHTSGQGRIAHVVLLAVWKATAALGGRGRRLSGPLAMFGVIGTWGALVVLGWALIYYPHMPDSFSYEVGLDPDRPAQVLDALYMSLVTLATLGYGDIVPTAEWLRIVTPIQALVGFALLTAAVSWVLQVYPALSRRRVLALRLEMLAAGGLADSLNEMHACTAARVLDEIAGGLAQVRIDLDQYAETYYFRDGGAQSTLATKLDFVASLAREAQRAELADVRISGRVLEDALDRLADLIDHRFVQSGADTAAVLDIYAAQQRV
- a CDS encoding LOG family protein, with the translated sequence MKRRGQLMVAVYCASGPVPAEYLELAAEVGEAIGDRGWGLVSGGGNISMMGAVATAARSAGAWTVGVIPKALVHREVADTDSDELIVTDTMRQRKKHMEERADAFLTLPGGIGTLEEFTEAWTAGYIGMHRKPLVVLDPMDHFAGFFDWIKSLVPSGFVSQHSLDRIQIATSVGAALDLCATDSGAGAA
- a CDS encoding LOG family protein gives rise to the protein MGKWWDQYCGPVVQRRDGTSAVTTMDQQLLDGRGPSDWVHTDPWRVLRIQAEFVEGFGALAEVPRAVSVFGSARLKPGSEDYEAARNIGAALVRAGYAVITGGGPGAMEAANRGARESGGYSIGLGIELPFEQGLNEWVDLGVNFRYFFVRKTMFVKYAQAFVCVPGGFGTLDELFEALTLVQTNKITRFPIILFGSSFWGGLVDWIREQLAGTEKIGVTDVGLIHVTDSVDEVVELIDAAQQLLHQQVPADRQ
- a CDS encoding MarR family winged helix-turn-helix transcriptional regulator, which gives rise to MSREISDELSAWPTGRLLSAAARKLEHAWERILHERGLTHAGLVALHCVARGARYQREIAKQCRVTDQTMSRTVERLCQLGYITKSRDGRDARRSTIKITESGYRIYRELHALERDDPRLVAGLPEHGELRRLLLQLLAHLDNLATGEAGAAQIR
- a CDS encoding MMPL family transporter; this translates as MNTGTRNIRWLLPALLLVAWLVLGGVAGPFAGKLGEVQVNDAAAFLPQSAESTEVQDLQRLFSDTTAIPAIVIAEREGGTEDADFAFLADTVEDAVQGERFAGPPSPPIPSSDGQAIQIIVPVDANGSVADAVDELRDGFVGAPDGLNVFVTGPAGSSADLGAAFAGIDGLLLIVAAVVVIVILVIVYRSPLLPFIVVLSAILALALASLVVYLLADAGTVTLNGQSQGILFILVFGAATDYALLLVARFREELRTSTDRFSAMLRAWRAALPPIAASAGTVVAGVLCLLLSDLNSNRSLGPIAAIGITASFIATMTFLAAILTLLGRSAYWPSRPRFSPNADSETFRNYRFWAALAKRIEAHPRRYWTVPLIVVLAFAACLPLLRADGVAQSEIFLLQVESQEGQQALERHFDAGAGSPAIIIANETAGDEVLAAAQIEGVADAVLLRDGASGEPLVRDGLVQIEATFAAPADSAEAEDVLRELRSAVAGVEGAEAKVGGPTAVQIDTNDTSKRDRALIMPLVLLVVFAILAVLLRALVAPLFLIGTVVISFAATLGVSALVFNYALGFPGADPVIPLFAFVFLVALGIDYNIFLMTRAREEALQIGTRDGVLRSLVVTGGVITSAGIVLAATFAALSVIPLIFMVQIAFIVAFGVLLDALIMRSLIVPAVVREAGPMIWWPGSLSREAVSSPDKTAAVPSPR